agtttgtccactgatcctgctgcctcggaccccgtctcatcagatacggtgcgttgggcacctggcgacgcgtacgagcaagcggttgggcgacccgagtatgcgggtagggttcggcaggttaggccgaacgttactcctgttcgcgggacttgtttctcgtataggggccgcacacgggggggaccggccgagggcacgtctcaggattgggctgctcaCAAAATTGCGgagttggagggcatagtgcgggccgagagagagcgggctgacagcatggagcagcgcatacgaCAGATTGATgatatggagcagcgcatgcgacattttgatgctatggagcagcgcatgcgacattttgaggccttcatgtcctctacaggattatcgttcgtatgccctggtgctcagcagtcttcacctgcacacgtcggtagtacgtcatctgttagtagtgcgcctgcaggtatggttcatattatgtatacacttaggtttatttttaatttgttctcattacttgtttaaatttgcatataatattatgtaggttaattatttttactacttgcaggtaatgcgacaacggttggtccgttgtcgccttctggacaattgctgagccaacaatcccctctcgggactccttcgcccgttacaccatctcttgcgggacaatcgacagttggcgagctcacgcccgggactgcacctcgtgatccgcagagacgtcctccagatttgtagatattttgtgtattttttttttttttttagtaccgaataactttattaaattaagaatctcaaatttgttgatattgttgtgtaagtagttatatatagtaatgaatatatttattagtacatggtattcgaattttttaaaaaagttgttttcattaatttgtgcaatttgattttgtgatatttttggataaaataaatttggagaattttagtaaaaaataggggtaattaccttttccccccatgaactaccggtcaatgtcattttgcccccatgaactaccacttcgaccaaaaaagagcatcaaactacaatttttatacacgttgcccccttccgtcaggaattccgttaattttggatggaatatgccattttttaccgttaattttgacttaaagaccaaaataccctctacagtaattaataaaaaatattaaaattaatatatttaaaaaaaaaaaaaaaaaaaccaaaaatctgaaggaaaaggggtggctgccgccacccctttaggtggccgggtggcctgagagccacccccagaggtggctccggccacttCTGGGTgactcgcggcccaccccggcctaaggggtggccgcacggcctccccagaacctgggggggccgcgcggccaccctaagtcatttctagggtggccgcgcggccacccagctttcggggtgggccgcgagccaccccagaggtggctccggccacctctggggtggctcgcggcccaccccgacctaaggggtggccgcacggcctccccagaaccaggggggccgcgcggccaccctaggtcatttctagggtggccgcgcggccacccagctgtggccggagccacctctggggtggctcgcggcccaccccgacctaaggggtggccgcacggcctccccagaacctgggggggccgcgcggccaccctaggtcatttctagggtggccgcacggcctccccagaacctggggggccgcgcggccaccctaggtcatttctagggtggccgcgcggccacccagctttcggggtgggccgcgagccacctctggggtggccggagccacctctagggtggctcgcggcccaccccgacctaaggggtggccgcacggcctccccagaacctgggggggc
The sequence above is drawn from the Alnus glutinosa chromosome 11, dhAlnGlut1.1, whole genome shotgun sequence genome and encodes:
- the LOC133881239 gene encoding uncharacterized protein LOC133881239; the encoded protein is MATGIYIWQAPTRAQSFVKTHTKKDGTYLNERTRDLCERMTQSLSTDPAASDPVSSDTVRWAPGDAYEQAVGRPEYAGRVRQVRPNVTPVRGTCFSYRGRTRGGPAEGTSQDWAAHKIAELEGIVRAERERADSMEQRIRQIDDMEQRMRHFDAMEQRMRHFEAFMSSTGLSFVCPGAQQSSPAHVGSTSSVSSAPAGNATTVGPLSPSGQLLSQQSPLGTPSPVTPSLAGQSTVGELTPGTAPRDPQRRPPDL